A single genomic interval of Bacteroidales bacterium harbors:
- a CDS encoding outer membrane protein transport protein has translation MKNKLFLFLMFCLCSVTLLGGGYQVRLQGHKQTGIGLIGTPFAFDASSIFYNPGSLALYDGKYSISVGASGIISNHIFQKEATNYQARTENPLGTPFFGYFSIKIKDKIAVGIGVYTPFGSSAKWNEDWAGRYLIRDVKISAIYIQPTVAYQYKGKFGIGAGFVYAIGNVELNKALPYSETSKANLKGKATNFGFNAGVFYKPIEKLSIGIDYRSQIMMKLEGGDATFTVPSALSTSVPATNKFNAELPLPANLDFGLAYQINDKFLLAAEVNWVMWNTYKSLDFEFEQSGDLLNTQNPREYKNSWITRLGGQYKLNDIFTFRAGVYYDPSPANEKYFTPETVTLNTIAFTLGATITPVKGLEIDLSYLELHGLQADKTYEPDNFGGTYKTMTFIPGIGLSYRF, from the coding sequence ATGAAGAACAAATTATTCCTATTCCTCATGTTCTGCCTATGTTCGGTTACCCTTCTCGGTGGGGGTTACCAGGTCCGTTTGCAGGGACATAAGCAGACGGGCATCGGGCTCATCGGAACGCCGTTTGCTTTTGATGCCAGCTCTATCTTCTATAATCCGGGATCCCTGGCCCTTTATGACGGGAAATACAGTATTTCAGTCGGGGCCAGCGGCATCATAAGCAACCACATCTTTCAGAAAGAAGCCACTAATTACCAGGCGCGCACGGAAAACCCGCTCGGGACACCGTTTTTCGGTTATTTTTCAATCAAGATCAAGGACAAGATAGCGGTGGGTATTGGCGTTTATACACCATTTGGAAGCTCCGCCAAATGGAATGAAGACTGGGCAGGACGTTACCTGATCCGGGATGTTAAAATCAGTGCGATCTATATCCAGCCGACAGTTGCTTACCAGTACAAGGGAAAATTCGGTATAGGCGCAGGTTTTGTCTATGCTATCGGCAATGTCGAGCTGAACAAGGCATTGCCTTACAGCGAAACTTCGAAAGCTAATCTCAAAGGCAAAGCCACCAATTTTGGCTTCAATGCCGGGGTTTTCTACAAACCTATAGAAAAGCTAAGCATCGGGATCGATTACCGTTCGCAGATCATGATGAAGCTTGAAGGCGGAGATGCGACTTTTACGGTTCCATCAGCCCTTTCGACATCTGTTCCTGCAACCAACAAATTCAACGCTGAACTGCCTCTGCCGGCAAACCTTGACTTCGGCCTTGCCTATCAGATCAATGATAAGTTTCTACTTGCGGCAGAAGTGAACTGGGTCATGTGGAATACCTACAAATCCCTGGATTTTGAATTTGAACAGAGTGGCGATTTACTGAACACACAAAATCCCAGGGAATACAAGAACAGCTGGATCACCCGCCTGGGTGGCCAGTACAAGCTGAACGACATATTCACATTCAGGGCAGGAGTTTATTATGACCCCTCTCCGGCGAACGAGAAATATTTCACCCCGGAAACAGTAACCCTGAACACCATCGCTTTCACACTCGGTGCAACCATTACACCGGTGAAAGGACTTGAAATCGACCTGTCGTATCTTGAGCTGCACGGGCTGCAAGCCGATAAGACCTATGAACCCGATAATTTCGGAGGTACCTACAAGACCATGACTTTCATTCCCGGGATAGGGCTCAGCTATCGCTTTTAA
- a CDS encoding T9SS type A sorting domain-containing protein: protein MKSPGHLIFISVCLIIFTGNFISQTHSSVTAQTLSYIESSSGLANPEWEGGRTELEFADINADGLLDIITIGDHGSPFINTEEHGIMVYYGDGAGNWSVQMTGDFGYGGIAAGDVNNDGFLDVGYAMHHNYSSTDFGDQLIEVALGDGTGINWTPWDDGLATNGEDYGMFATDFADVDNDGDLDLGSISFGCCAGIHVYLNNSDGTWTQSFGVLDGNSDMIFQFGDINNDGFIDFIAGYENGTVYFGDGTGDFILKDLNLPSGGLMGRLGPSLGDIENDGGMDLAFANNNGGLHVYIFDDWDQLWQDFSGDLPSTGPFEHTQLADMNMDGFIDLAAYGEGTFQVFLGDGNGNWTADATFTTGDPGYSQAFRVGGDVDHNGRPDIVLLEEEELSWFTYQNYLRCYRESSVPILLDIKPVYPRGWERFRPNSVRFIDWISTVPGNEPATVKLEYSTIGSNGPMTLIADGLPNSGRYQWIVPQENSVTCYIRYTITSGTSTYSSTTSRAFMILDGGIGIDEPKPESMGISVYPNPAGRQLTVDSWQSAVKMVITDLFGRRIKECANISSFPFLLDISDLQPGMYILRAINKDGESGSAKFLKISL, encoded by the coding sequence ATGAAAAGTCCAGGCCATTTGATTTTCATTTCTGTCTGCCTTATCATTTTTACAGGCAATTTCATTTCTCAAACGCATTCCTCCGTCACAGCACAAACCCTTTCTTACATCGAATCGTCTTCCGGCCTTGCAAATCCCGAATGGGAAGGCGGGCGGACGGAGCTGGAATTCGCCGATATCAATGCTGATGGTCTGTTGGATATCATCACGATCGGCGACCATGGCAGTCCCTTTATCAATACAGAAGAGCATGGCATCATGGTATATTACGGGGATGGTGCGGGAAACTGGAGTGTCCAGATGACCGGGGATTTCGGATATGGAGGGATCGCAGCCGGTGATGTCAATAATGACGGCTTCCTGGATGTGGGTTATGCCATGCATCATAATTATTCCTCCACGGATTTCGGCGATCAGCTCATTGAAGTAGCTCTGGGGGATGGTACCGGAATAAACTGGACACCCTGGGACGATGGCTTGGCCACCAATGGCGAAGACTATGGCATGTTTGCCACCGATTTTGCCGATGTGGATAACGATGGCGACCTCGACCTCGGAAGCATTTCTTTCGGCTGCTGCGCCGGTATTCATGTTTACCTGAATAATTCAGATGGTACCTGGACCCAGAGTTTCGGCGTACTTGACGGGAATTCCGACATGATTTTCCAGTTTGGAGATATTAATAACGATGGTTTTATAGATTTTATCGCCGGCTACGAAAACGGAACGGTTTATTTTGGCGACGGAACGGGAGACTTTATCCTGAAAGATCTCAATCTCCCTTCGGGAGGATTGATGGGCCGGTTAGGCCCTTCCCTGGGAGATATTGAAAACGACGGAGGAATGGACCTTGCCTTTGCAAACAACAATGGCGGATTGCATGTTTATATCTTTGACGATTGGGACCAATTATGGCAGGATTTTTCAGGGGATCTTCCCTCCACCGGGCCCTTTGAACACACCCAGCTGGCCGATATGAACATGGATGGTTTCATTGATTTGGCCGCCTATGGCGAAGGAACATTCCAGGTTTTCCTCGGCGACGGCAACGGCAACTGGACTGCTGATGCTACCTTCACCACCGGCGACCCGGGATATTCCCAGGCATTCCGTGTTGGCGGAGATGTGGACCACAACGGAAGGCCGGATATCGTCCTGCTCGAGGAAGAGGAATTAAGCTGGTTTACCTATCAGAACTATCTCCGCTGTTACCGGGAAAGTTCGGTCCCCATTCTGCTTGACATTAAGCCGGTATACCCCCGCGGGTGGGAGAGGTTCAGGCCGAATTCCGTCCGCTTTATCGACTGGATCAGCACAGTCCCGGGAAATGAGCCTGCTACTGTCAAACTGGAATATTCCACCATAGGATCCAATGGACCAATGACTTTGATTGCTGACGGACTGCCCAACAGCGGCAGGTACCAGTGGATTGTGCCCCAGGAAAATTCAGTAACTTGTTACATCCGTTACACAATAACTTCCGGTACTTCAACCTATTCAAGTACTACGTCGAGGGCATTTATGATCCTTGACGGGGGAATAGGGATCGATGAACCGAAGCCGGAGAGCATGGGAATTAGTGTTTATCCCAATCCGGCGGGTAGGCAGTTGACAGTTGACAGTTGGCAGTCGGCAGTCAAGATGGTGATAACTGATCTTTTCGGACGCAGGATTAAAGAATGTGCTAACATCTCTTCATTTCCTTTCCTGCTCGATATCTCTGACCTTCAGCCAGGAATGTATATTTTGCGTGCAATAAACAAAGATGGGGAATCCGGTTCGGCGAAGTTTCTGAAAATTTCACTGTAA